Proteins found in one Chloroflexota bacterium genomic segment:
- a CDS encoding extracellular solute-binding protein translates to MPSQKSRFFTILAIGMLIAVLALSLAACGGQATEAPAVEPTAAPAEAEPEPIAEPEAPPEPEEPKSAADEYEGELSMAIWGQIDADPQHSAYSYHEILQQWNEMHPNIDLKYELIGGASVPERFTWIKTHMLAGTLPDVVMIYFPGDDYKDPELVYDFAEDMQQPNPYSDNATWWEDFPQDAQLLREWSGADGETYFVGPTLTGDTGVTTFLYNKDIFDEVGVEPPATWAEFMDIQQKIKDAGYTPFNQPMAGPLGWLIDWPIYAFVDQLMDDVIRECDTDEPFDNISQKEMTRCIKTGKFRADDPRFMESWKIVKDWSPMWQEGFLAPPAEGDPWVQGEVAMKHMMNLWIGRVAGNPDIDFEWGTFYQPPLTTETSDLVDDVFIRRVGNTGAAASGSQFLMIPATTVEDGKLDVAKDLVQYTTAPEQLQYWCDHQPVPCFEPGTSIEEVYPDQPQTWQQMRGFFEPGAFKNGIRAFYVHTLGQDVGALTSKLLQDYMGDALTLEEAMEELQVIMDEDVEKLIREHPEWNADEW, encoded by the coding sequence ATGCCATCTCAGAAATCTCGCTTTTTCACCATTTTGGCTATCGGGATGTTGATAGCGGTGCTGGCGCTTAGCCTGGCGGCTTGCGGCGGCCAGGCGACAGAGGCGCCAGCGGTCGAGCCAACCGCAGCGCCAGCGGAAGCAGAGCCGGAGCCAATCGCCGAGCCCGAAGCGCCACCCGAACCAGAAGAGCCCAAGTCAGCCGCCGACGAGTATGAGGGCGAACTCTCCATGGCCATCTGGGGGCAGATCGATGCCGATCCGCAGCATTCCGCCTACTCCTATCACGAGATCTTGCAACAGTGGAACGAGATGCATCCCAACATCGATCTCAAGTACGAACTCATCGGCGGCGCCAGCGTGCCCGAACGCTTCACCTGGATCAAGACCCACATGCTTGCCGGCACCCTGCCTGATGTCGTTATGATCTATTTCCCCGGAGATGATTACAAAGACCCCGAGCTGGTTTATGACTTCGCCGAAGACATGCAACAGCCCAACCCCTACAGCGACAACGCCACCTGGTGGGAAGATTTCCCGCAGGACGCGCAACTCCTCCGGGAGTGGAGTGGAGCCGACGGTGAGACGTACTTTGTGGGTCCGACACTCACAGGCGATACGGGCGTAACCACGTTCTTGTACAACAAAGACATTTTCGACGAAGTCGGTGTGGAGCCACCTGCAACCTGGGCCGAATTCATGGACATCCAGCAAAAGATCAAGGATGCCGGATACACGCCGTTCAATCAGCCGATGGCGGGGCCATTGGGATGGCTAATCGACTGGCCGATTTATGCCTTCGTCGATCAGCTCATGGATGATGTGATCCGGGAATGTGATACTGATGAGCCTTTCGACAACATCAGCCAGAAAGAGATGACCCGTTGCATCAAGACCGGCAAATTCCGGGCAGATGATCCACGTTTCATGGAAAGCTGGAAGATCGTCAAAGACTGGTCGCCTATGTGGCAAGAGGGCTTCCTGGCGCCCCCGGCAGAAGGAGATCCCTGGGTTCAGGGTGAAGTGGCCATGAAACATATGATGAATCTCTGGATCGGCCGCGTCGCAGGCAACCCTGACATTGATTTCGAATGGGGCACCTTCTACCAGCCGCCATTGACAACGGAAACCAGTGACCTGGTTGACGATGTCTTTATCCGCCGCGTGGGTAACACTGGCGCCGCCGCCAGCGGCAGCCAATTCCTCATGATTCCCGCGACCACGGTGGAGGATGGAAAGCTGGACGTAGCGAAAGACCTGGTCCAATACACAACAGCGCCGGAACAACTCCAGTACTGGTGCGACCATCAGCCTGTACCCTGTTTCGAGCCTGGCACCTCCATCGAGGAAGTGTATCCCGACCAGCCACAGACTTGGCAACAAATGCGTGGTTTCTTCGAGCCGGGCGCTTTCAAGAATGGCATCCGCGCCTTCTACGTCCATACGCTTGGCCAGGACGTCGGAGCGCTGACCAGCAAGCTATTACAGGACTACATGGGCGACGCCCTTACTCTGGAAGAAGCCATGGAAGAGTTGCAGGTTATCATGGATGAGGATGTAGAGAAACTGATTCGAGAACATCCTGAATGGAATGCCGATGAATGGTAA
- a CDS encoding amidohydrolase family protein, translated as MTIQTRLAQHILETPLCDTHEHLWSEQEFVRQEPDILQTLFSGGYVTADLVVAGASPEDVEALVDSSDPNIGARFQQIERAWKAVQHTGYGEAVRITAQKLYDIDDINSETLEAAQVMHTTYLGPGKRLLLLRDVANLDHVQIDDFTWSCLPDAAGPDFFFSDISWWKFCCGTPEIDLLQEEIGVEVVGLASLRQAMEIIFERFASTAIAVKAQHAYNRTLQWRERNDAEASRALSVYLQKGAEFSTEDSLCLGDWCWARGVELATDYDLPFKIHTGYYAHYGHMQTSYIQSGHLSDLLIKYPDPRFVLMHAAYPYSNELVALAKHFPNVYADLCWAWSIDPYSASDFLRRCIHAVPANKIFAFGGDTRWPGTVVGYAAQARICLTRALQAEIDDGFLSEDDAIALANRFMRDNQYDCFRLDEKRATMQT; from the coding sequence ATGACAATTCAAACCCGACTGGCGCAACACATCCTGGAAACCCCACTGTGCGACACCCACGAACATCTGTGGAGCGAGCAGGAATTCGTCCGCCAGGAGCCTGACATCTTGCAGACCCTGTTTTCCGGAGGATACGTCACGGCCGATCTGGTTGTAGCGGGCGCATCCCCAGAAGATGTGGAGGCGCTGGTGGATAGTTCGGATCCCAACATTGGCGCGCGCTTTCAGCAGATCGAACGAGCCTGGAAAGCCGTTCAGCACACGGGCTACGGCGAAGCCGTCCGTATCACCGCCCAAAAGCTCTACGACATTGACGACATAAACTCAGAGACGCTGGAAGCCGCCCAAGTCATGCACACAACATATCTTGGTCCGGGTAAGCGTTTGCTGCTACTACGAGATGTCGCCAATCTCGATCATGTACAGATCGATGATTTTACCTGGTCGTGTCTACCGGATGCAGCGGGGCCGGATTTCTTCTTTTCCGACATCTCATGGTGGAAATTCTGCTGCGGCACGCCTGAAATCGACCTTTTACAGGAGGAAATCGGTGTCGAAGTGGTTGGTCTGGCCTCCCTGCGACAAGCGATGGAAATCATTTTTGAACGATTCGCCAGCACGGCCATTGCGGTCAAGGCCCAGCACGCCTACAATCGAACGTTGCAGTGGAGAGAACGCAACGATGCCGAGGCATCCCGAGCGCTTTCCGTCTATCTTCAGAAAGGAGCTGAGTTCAGCACGGAAGATAGCCTTTGTCTGGGCGATTGGTGCTGGGCCAGAGGCGTCGAATTGGCGACCGATTACGATTTGCCGTTCAAGATACACACCGGATACTATGCCCATTACGGACATATGCAAACCAGCTACATCCAAAGTGGACACTTATCCGACCTGCTGATCAAGTATCCCGACCCCCGATTTGTGCTCATGCACGCTGCCTATCCCTACAGCAACGAATTGGTGGCGCTGGCGAAGCATTTTCCCAATGTGTACGCCGACCTGTGTTGGGCATGGAGCATCGATCCATACAGCGCCTCCGATTTTCTGCGGCGCTGCATCCATGCCGTGCCTGCAAACAAGATATTCGCTTTTGGCGGCGACACCCGGTGGCCCGGAACGGTGGTCGGCTATGCGGCCCAGGCCCGCATCTGCCTCACGCGAGCGCTCCAAGCCGAAATCGACGATGGTTTCCTGAGCGAAGATGACGCCATCGCCCTTGCCAACCGATTCATGAGAGATAATCAGTATGACTGCTTTCGGTTGGACGAGAAAAGAGCTACGATGCAAACGTGA
- a CDS encoding LacI family DNA-binding transcriptional regulator — MDYDYLFMLDPEIADVAGVSVATVSRSLTGSNPPLSEETKQRIIKLAQEMGYHPNLFARGLRAKHSSMVGIIVDNISSNFAPLIVRGIQDHLLTAGHRQEWYDCACCPPNIVRLFASLGNYIYATSPCDWRCRLNESMRIRRYV, encoded by the coding sequence TTGGACTATGACTATCTGTTCATGCTCGATCCCGAAATAGCCGACGTCGCTGGTGTTTCTGTGGCTACCGTATCTCGCTCCTTGACAGGGAGCAACCCTCCCCTCAGCGAAGAGACCAAACAACGCATCATCAAGCTAGCGCAAGAAATGGGTTACCATCCAAATCTCTTCGCGCGGGGCTTGCGCGCAAAACACAGTTCCATGGTCGGCATCATCGTGGACAATATCTCCAGTAACTTTGCCCCCTTGATTGTCCGGGGCATCCAGGACCACTTACTCACGGCCGGGCACCGGCAGGAATGGTATGATTGCGCCTGCTGCCCTCCCAATATTGTGCGTTTGTTTGCATCCTTGGGCAACTATATCTATGCTACATCACCCTGCGACTGGCGATGCCGGTTGAACGAGTCTATGCGCATCCGCAGGTACGTATGA
- a CDS encoding DeoR/GlpR family DNA-binding transcription regulator has translation MLAPERHNQIEAILRDKQTASVVELSERLKVSPVTVRHDLKQMAEQRRLARTHGGATAIDLQLNGEFSFGQRRMLKSTEKQRIGKLAASLIRPVESILLDSSTTALAVGAAIKRHPDLGDLTIVTTGVHTALAVTGTPGITTILAGGILRDVTGSITGSLVIDVLEKINIHKSFLGAWGLTCEAGLTDTSLEEVELKQRIIARCPEVIIVIDSSKLGRVALASFSSIEEISRLVTDDGAPPEIIREIEARGVEVLIA, from the coding sequence ATGCTAGCGCCTGAACGCCATAACCAAATCGAAGCGATACTTCGAGACAAACAAACGGCGAGCGTTGTCGAACTCAGTGAAAGGTTGAAGGTGTCGCCCGTGACCGTGCGCCATGACCTCAAGCAAATGGCGGAACAGAGGCGGTTGGCGAGAACCCACGGCGGCGCTACGGCTATTGATCTTCAGCTAAACGGCGAGTTCAGTTTCGGGCAGCGTAGGATGTTGAAGTCCACCGAAAAGCAGCGCATCGGTAAACTGGCTGCAAGCCTGATCCGCCCCGTGGAATCGATCCTGCTGGATTCCAGCACCACAGCGCTGGCGGTGGGAGCAGCCATCAAGCGCCACCCCGATTTGGGCGACCTGACCATCGTCACCACGGGTGTGCATACCGCGCTGGCTGTGACAGGAACGCCCGGCATCACCACCATTCTAGCGGGCGGCATTCTACGAGACGTGACCGGCTCCATCACCGGGTCGCTGGTGATCGATGTGCTGGAAAAGATCAACATCCACAAATCCTTCCTCGGCGCCTGGGGCCTGACCTGCGAGGCCGGATTGACGGACACCAGTCTGGAGGAGGTGGAACTCAAGCAGCGCATCATCGCCCGCTGCCCGGAAGTGATCATCGTCATCGATAGCAGCAAGTTGGGGCGAGTAGCGCTGGCAAGCTTCTCTTCAATCGAAGAAATCTCCCGGCTCGTGACGGATGATGGAGCACCACCGGAAATTATCCGAGAGATCGAAGCACGAGGCGTGGAAGTGCTCATTGCATGA
- a CDS encoding Rid family detoxifying hydrolase codes for MKQSIQTDQAPAPRGPYSQGIVSEGRLLFVSMQGPFDPVTGEVSGETFEEQATQVFANIQAIVKAAGASLADVVRVTVFLADWRDFAAMNDIYSAIFPLPYPARTPIPGVPPGVLITAEAIAILPLH; via the coding sequence ATGAAGCAATCCATCCAGACCGATCAGGCGCCGGCGCCCAGAGGTCCTTATTCACAGGGCATTGTAAGCGAAGGCCGGCTGCTGTTTGTTTCTATGCAAGGCCCATTTGATCCTGTCACTGGCGAAGTCAGCGGCGAGACTTTCGAAGAGCAGGCGACGCAAGTTTTCGCCAACATCCAGGCCATTGTGAAGGCTGCCGGTGCTTCGCTGGCGGATGTGGTCAGGGTGACGGTGTTTCTGGCCGATTGGCGGGATTTCGCTGCTATGAACGACATTTACTCGGCCATTTTTCCTTTACCCTACCCGGCGCGCACCCCCATCCCTGGCGTTCCTCCCGGCGTGCTCATCACTGCCGAGGCTATCGCCATCCTCCCCCTCCACTAA
- a CDS encoding alpha/beta hydrolase — protein sequence MTIVAETFGSGPPIIFAHGLTGNRHVTRKQFTPLANHYTIVIFDQRGHCDSTAVTDPALYDAEHMAADMAAVMDTLGIERAIVGGESMGSATTLMFALRWPERVEKLLLTAPAFGDKPNPAVADIQAMGEAIEEVGIDAFLAASAVSQRDELGWPPEVIQAVAEMQGSHETHSLATACKAVIDWTLFDDLNVLSALAMPVCIIAWDDDNLHPLSLAQRMAESFPNARLEMLPSLMALFLTPEIIGEIYGRFLESVD from the coding sequence TTGACCATCGTCGCCGAAACCTTCGGTTCTGGCCCGCCCATCATCTTTGCGCACGGCTTGACCGGCAATCGCCATGTCACCCGCAAGCAGTTCACCCCCCTGGCCAACCACTACACCATTGTCATATTCGACCAGCGGGGCCACTGCGACTCGACCGCTGTGACTGATCCCGCCCTGTATGATGCCGAACACATGGCCGCTGATATGGCGGCGGTGATGGATACGCTGGGCATCGAACGAGCTATCGTCGGGGGCGAGTCCATGGGCTCGGCTACCACGCTGATGTTCGCGCTGCGCTGGCCCGAGCGGGTCGAAAAGTTGCTGCTCACCGCCCCGGCCTTTGGTGATAAACCTAATCCGGCGGTGGCAGACATTCAGGCAATGGGAGAGGCCATTGAAGAAGTGGGCATCGACGCCTTCCTGGCCGCCTCCGCCGTCAGCCAACGCGATGAATTAGGCTGGCCGCCAGAGGTCATCCAGGCCGTGGCCGAGATGCAGGGATCGCACGAGACGCACAGCCTGGCCACCGCCTGCAAGGCCGTCATCGACTGGACGCTGTTCGACGATCTGAATGTGCTGTCCGCCCTCGCCATGCCCGTATGCATCATCGCCTGGGACGACGACAACCTGCACCCGCTCTCGCTGGCTCAGCGCATGGCCGAAAGCTTCCCAAACGCCCGCCTGGAAATGCTGCCCTCGCTCATGGCCCTGTTCCTCACGCCCGAAATCATCGGCGAGATTTACGGGCGGTTTCTGGAAAGCGTCGATTGA
- a CDS encoding nuclear transport factor 2 family protein, giving the protein MDKQQVEQIFAAFEAKDIETVMAQFADDAVVTDPHYPIPEMVGKKAIRQGFEWALGNMEQAGFKVLRLWSDGDSGAVEMDTHHVFKGGMEMKFTQVFVIEIRDGLITRLQSFGPYRPGGVSGMMLKTVGFFWRRKGEG; this is encoded by the coding sequence ATGGACAAACAACAAGTCGAACAGATTTTCGCCGCGTTTGAAGCCAAAGACATTGAGACCGTCATGGCTCAGTTCGCCGATGATGCTGTCGTTACAGATCCCCACTATCCTATTCCAGAAATGGTCGGGAAGAAAGCCATCAGGCAGGGCTTTGAATGGGCGCTGGGGAATATGGAGCAGGCCGGATTCAAGGTGCTCCGCCTCTGGTCTGACGGCGATTCAGGTGCAGTCGAGATGGACACGCACCATGTGTTCAAGGGCGGGATGGAGATGAAATTTACGCAGGTCTTCGTGATCGAGATACGGGATGGCCTCATCACCCGCCTTCAATCCTTCGGCCCCTATCGTCCGGGCGGTGTAAGCGGCATGATGCTGAAGACAGTCGGTTTCTTCTGGCGACGGAAGGGGGAAGGATAA
- a CDS encoding family 78 glycoside hydrolase catalytic domain: MPPTRFKPRAEWIWRERGVHAVPFGTPGFSAEDERNRYIYFRREFTVEDNVQSAQVHTSADGRYQLYVNSKLVGRGPARCNTTEQQVDPYDLRPYLQPGPNVIAALVHSYGQPTAWYEPPLWEHKLAFGCGGFFLQGDVVMQQDGRETVQRLDTNASWRHLVSEAWKQDAPSGSLGFLELFDTRLAPVGWSGIEFNAADWTSAEVLRVPGRHFVNDITPFTLLTERDIPPLFEEERWPEAVLLVGEVKNAAGVRGIASRLEAEPLVEPDACQVQEIDQAIVAERLAEISTTPGRSVSVVLDFGRTVSGRVRFDVDAPAGAMVDFTYSERLQEDGRVLMHKGIPGFDERPAHQVILREGRQSWEAFEWAGFRYLQLTFRHCLQPLRVHGISLNFTSYPVQERGRFSCSDDLLNRIWQTGAYTLQLCMQDAYIDCPSREQRQWMGDAYVQVLINFMSFGDARLAARLLRQIAQSQRPDGILMMCAPGDFAIGKFINIPDFSLYWLMTLGRYVEYSGDISLASDLYPTILKLLSWFEQFLDNDLLTDMPHWVFIDWSNLDKQGQVTALNAQFVAALRAAAHLAILLDHPADADRWHVLADRVATVINEQLWDDKRGVYVDARRQDGLSRRVSQQTNAAVIAFDVAPPERWERILNTIMDTERLVLTRVGEHDLSIVAFDEEHDVVRAQPFYSHHLHRALSKAGRQMQMVGNIRRRWGEMIEKGAQSWRETWQIDDLTSLSHAWAGTPTFDLSTEILGITPTSPGFSTFRVAPRPVDLTWAKGAVPTPQGDIEVAWRKKDATFTLKLNVPTNTRAEVFSPFDGSSLMCEEGTHELDFPNDRL, translated from the coding sequence ATGCCCCCTACCCGCTTCAAACCCCGCGCCGAATGGATCTGGCGAGAACGTGGCGTTCACGCTGTGCCTTTTGGAACGCCCGGATTCTCCGCTGAAGATGAGCGTAATCGCTACATCTATTTCCGGCGTGAATTCACCGTCGAAGACAATGTGCAGAGCGCCCAAGTCCACACTTCTGCTGATGGCCGCTATCAACTTTATGTCAATAGCAAATTGGTAGGTCGTGGTCCTGCCCGCTGCAACACCACCGAGCAACAGGTGGACCCCTACGATTTACGCCCCTATCTTCAACCCGGTCCCAACGTCATCGCTGCACTCGTGCATTCGTATGGGCAGCCGACCGCTTGGTACGAACCACCGTTGTGGGAACACAAACTCGCCTTTGGTTGCGGTGGCTTCTTCCTGCAGGGCGACGTGGTGATGCAGCAGGATGGTCGAGAAACAGTACAGCGCCTGGACACAAATGCGTCCTGGCGGCATCTTGTTTCTGAGGCATGGAAACAAGATGCACCTTCTGGCAGTCTGGGCTTTCTGGAACTTTTCGATACTCGTTTAGCGCCGGTGGGCTGGAGCGGGATCGAGTTCAACGCCGCCGATTGGACGTCCGCCGAAGTGTTGCGGGTGCCAGGTCGCCATTTTGTCAACGACATCACACCCTTTACTCTCCTGACCGAGCGTGACATCCCGCCGCTGTTCGAGGAAGAACGTTGGCCGGAAGCAGTCCTACTGGTGGGAGAAGTGAAGAATGCAGCGGGCGTGAGGGGCATTGCCAGCCGCCTGGAGGCGGAGCCTCTGGTCGAGCCAGACGCCTGCCAGGTGCAGGAGATCGACCAGGCCATCGTTGCCGAGAGGCTGGCTGAGATCAGCACCACGCCGGGGCGCAGCGTTTCGGTCGTGTTGGATTTCGGTCGCACGGTCTCGGGACGAGTGCGTTTCGACGTAGATGCTCCGGCGGGAGCGATGGTCGATTTCACCTACAGCGAACGGCTGCAAGAAGATGGCCGGGTGCTGATGCACAAGGGCATTCCCGGTTTCGATGAACGCCCGGCTCATCAGGTCATCCTGCGTGAGGGCCGACAAAGCTGGGAAGCGTTCGAGTGGGCGGGGTTCCGCTATCTCCAACTCACGTTCCGGCACTGCCTGCAACCCCTGCGAGTGCACGGCATCAGCCTCAATTTCACATCCTACCCGGTGCAAGAACGAGGCCGCTTCAGTTGCTCAGACGATCTGCTCAATCGCATCTGGCAAACCGGCGCTTACACGCTGCAACTCTGCATGCAAGACGCTTACATCGATTGCCCCAGTCGCGAGCAGCGCCAGTGGATGGGCGATGCCTACGTGCAAGTCCTGATCAATTTCATGTCCTTTGGCGATGCCCGACTTGCCGCCCGCTTGCTGCGGCAGATCGCCCAGTCACAGCGACCGGATGGCATTTTGATGATGTGCGCTCCCGGCGATTTCGCCATCGGCAAGTTCATTAACATCCCCGACTTCAGTTTGTACTGGCTGATGACGCTGGGCCGTTATGTCGAATACAGCGGAGACATCTCCCTGGCGTCTGATCTCTATCCCACCATTCTCAAACTCCTGTCCTGGTTCGAACAATTCCTGGATAATGACCTACTCACGGACATGCCCCACTGGGTTTTCATCGATTGGTCAAACCTGGACAAGCAGGGCCAGGTAACGGCGCTGAACGCCCAGTTTGTCGCCGCCCTGCGCGCAGCCGCCCATCTGGCGATCTTGCTCGACCATCCCGCTGACGCCGACCGTTGGCATGTCCTCGCTGATCGAGTGGCGACAGTTATCAACGAGCAGTTGTGGGACGATAAGCGGGGCGTTTACGTGGATGCCCGGCGACAGGATGGCCTGAGCCGCCGGGTCAGTCAGCAGACCAACGCCGCCGTCATCGCCTTCGATGTAGCCCCTCCCGAACGCTGGGAGCGCATCCTCAACACCATCATGGACACCGAGCGCCTGGTGTTGACTCGTGTGGGAGAGCACGATCTCAGCATAGTGGCTTTCGATGAAGAGCACGATGTCGTGCGGGCCCAGCCGTTCTACTCCCACCACCTGCACCGAGCACTGAGCAAAGCTGGCCGACAGATGCAAATGGTCGGGAATATCCGGCGACGGTGGGGTGAAATGATCGAGAAGGGGGCGCAGTCCTGGCGGGAGACATGGCAGATCGATGATCTTACCAGCCTGTCCCACGCCTGGGCCGGAACCCCGACCTTTGATCTATCCACCGAAATTTTGGGCATAACCCCCACCAGTCCTGGTTTTTCGACCTTCCGTGTCGCCCCACGCCCCGTCGACCTGACCTGGGCGAAAGGCGCTGTCCCCACGCCACAAGGCGATATCGAAGTGGCATGGAGGAAAAAGGATGCAACATTCACGTTGAAGCTGAACGTCCCGACAAATACCAGAGCAGAGGTATTCTCTCCATTCGATGGCTCCAGCTTGATGTGTGAAGAGGGAACCCATGAGCTTGATTTCCCAAATGATAGATTATGA
- a CDS encoding dipeptidase — protein MSSSIASQLHQESIIIDGLNASWFPDPRVLQHLHEGGVTAVNATIAAWHDPLETLDLFSALLPLFEQHSDIIMQVESVEDIAGAKESGRVGMILGFQDTAPIADNLGLLSVHYKLGVRIIQLTYNHENLVGYGCQAPEDGGLTGFGREVVAEMNRLGILVDVSHCGPRTTLEAIETSTTPIAITHANPLALLDMPRNKSDEVIRALAERGGVIGAVQFPAMVTRQFPATVETYVDVIDHLVRVAGIDHVGLGPDFMEYMPAEVAAAALKGLPPEAIKQFAAIPPMQDFETAAKFPNVTAELLRRGYAPEDVKKIMGGNWLQLYEEVWT, from the coding sequence ATGTCCTCAAGTATTGCTTCGCAACTACATCAAGAAAGCATCATCATCGACGGCCTCAATGCCAGTTGGTTCCCCGATCCGCGCGTGCTCCAGCACTTGCACGAGGGCGGTGTCACAGCGGTGAACGCCACCATCGCCGCCTGGCACGACCCCCTGGAAACGCTCGACCTGTTCAGCGCCCTCCTGCCGCTGTTCGAGCAGCACAGCGACATCATCATGCAGGTCGAGTCGGTGGAAGACATCGCTGGGGCCAAGGAAAGCGGTCGGGTGGGCATGATCCTGGGCTTTCAGGACACTGCCCCCATTGCCGACAATTTGGGACTGCTCAGTGTTCACTACAAGCTGGGCGTGCGTATCATCCAACTCACCTACAATCACGAAAATCTGGTGGGTTACGGATGCCAGGCCCCAGAAGATGGCGGGTTGACGGGCTTTGGCCGGGAGGTGGTGGCCGAGATGAATCGTCTGGGCATCTTGGTGGATGTATCACACTGCGGCCCGCGCACCACCCTGGAGGCCATCGAAACCTCAACAACACCCATCGCCATCACCCACGCCAATCCACTCGCCCTGCTCGATATGCCCCGCAATAAAAGCGACGAGGTCATCCGGGCGCTGGCGGAACGGGGTGGCGTCATCGGCGCGGTGCAATTTCCGGCTATGGTCACTCGCCAGTTTCCGGCCACGGTCGAGACTTACGTCGATGTCATCGACCACCTGGTGCGTGTGGCGGGAATCGATCATGTGGGACTGGGGCCGGATTTCATGGAATACATGCCAGCGGAAGTAGCGGCGGCAGCACTAAAAGGACTGCCACCCGAGGCGATCAAGCAGTTTGCCGCCATCCCTCCCATGCAGGATTTCGAAACGGCTGCAAAGTTCCCCAACGTCACGGCTGAGCTACTCCGGCGGGGCTACGCCCCAGAGGACGTAAAGAAAATCATGGGTGGAAACTGGTTGCAATTGTATGAAGAAGTCTGGACTTAA
- a CDS encoding ornithine cyclodeaminase family protein produces the protein MSLWLNQNDVQSLLTMPDAIDAVEEAFRQLAEGDAMLPQRVGVGVAKHGGGGAAMPAYVGGEVDGLGVKVVTLFVNNARLGLPVVNATILLLDPATGQLRAVMDGGYLTAVRTGAVSGVATNYLARADASIVTIFGAGVQARKQLEAMCAVRPIAKALVVNVQPETAKRFADEMSASLGVGVRPAADTRNAVEAADIIITATSAHDPIFDGSWVQPGTHINAIGSHAPAWRELDTTTLQRAKVIADQATACLAEAGDLIIPIQKGAITEEHIYAELGEIVAGSKPGREGDDEITLFKSVGLAIQDVAVAALVYRRAQEAGVGQILG, from the coding sequence ATGTCCCTCTGGCTCAACCAAAATGATGTCCAATCTCTACTCACCATGCCCGACGCTATCGACGCTGTGGAAGAGGCTTTCCGCCAACTGGCTGAAGGTGACGCCATGCTGCCCCAGCGGGTCGGTGTTGGCGTAGCCAAACATGGCGGCGGCGGTGCGGCCATGCCCGCCTACGTTGGTGGCGAAGTCGACGGTCTTGGCGTCAAAGTCGTCACTCTGTTCGTGAACAACGCCAGGCTCGGCCTACCGGTCGTCAATGCCACCATTTTGTTGCTCGACCCCGCCACCGGCCAACTCCGGGCTGTCATGGATGGCGGCTACCTGACGGCAGTGCGCACCGGGGCGGTTAGCGGTGTGGCCACCAACTATCTGGCCCGTGCGGACGCCTCGATTGTCACCATTTTCGGCGCGGGGGTGCAGGCCCGCAAGCAACTGGAGGCCATGTGCGCCGTTAGGCCAATCGCCAAAGCGCTCGTGGTCAATGTGCAGCCCGAAACCGCCAAACGTTTTGCCGATGAGATGAGCGCTTCTCTTGGCGTCGGCGTACGACCCGCCGCCGATACCCGCAATGCCGTCGAGGCTGCCGACATCATCATCACCGCCACTAGCGCCCACGACCCGATTTTCGACGGAAGTTGGGTGCAGCCGGGAACTCATATCAATGCCATCGGTTCGCATGCCCCGGCCTGGCGAGAACTGGACACCACCACGCTTCAGCGCGCCAAGGTCATCGCCGACCAAGCCACCGCCTGCCTTGCCGAAGCGGGCGACCTGATCATCCCCATCCAGAAGGGAGCGATCACGGAAGAGCACATCTACGCCGAACTTGGCGAGATCGTGGCCGGGAGCAAACCAGGTCGGGAGGGTGACGACGAAATCACCTTGTTCAAATCAGTCGGTCTTGCCATCCAGGATGTGGCGGTCGCCGCTCTGGTGTATCGAAGGGCGCAAGAAGCAGGCGTCGGCCAGATACTTGGCTGA